One genomic window of Clostridiisalibacter paucivorans DSM 22131 includes the following:
- a CDS encoding EutN/CcmL family microcompartment protein, whose translation MIVGKVVGNIWATRKDEALNGLKFLVVKPLDYSSGKDLPTVVAADTIGAGIGETVLIVNGSSARMALGRKDIPIDAIIVGIIDVVDVEED comes from the coding sequence ATGATAGTTGGAAAGGTAGTTGGAAATATATGGGCTACAAGAAAAGATGAGGCTTTAAATGGACTAAAGTTTTTAGTTGTAAAACCTTTAGATTATTCTTCGGGTAAAGACCTTCCTACTGTGGTAGCAGCTGATACCATTGGAGCAGGAATAGGAGAAACGGTATTAATAGTAAATGGTAGTTCGGCTAGAATGGCCTTAGGAAGAAAAGACATTCCCATTGATGCAATAATAGTTGGAATAATTGATGTAGTTGATGTAGAGGAAGATTAA
- the eutJ gene encoding ethanolamine utilization protein EutJ: MIDFTNSDSIIAQLEETIKNPKKVKQGEELLVGVDLGTAYIVLVVLDKDKRPVACEMEFAQVIRDGLVVDYIGAMKIVRSLKERIEEKIGVELTKAAIAVPPGTGERDSKTHMYVVQGAGMEVTNILDEPTAANAVLNIDNGVIVDIGGGTTGLSIIEDSEVVYVADEATGGTHLTLVIAGSYKVKFEEAEKLKTSSDKQDEVFPVVIPVVQKMGNIVNTHIKNHDAKEIYLVGGTSCLKGIETIIEKETGITTIKPKNPFLVTPLGIAMNCRI, translated from the coding sequence ATGATAGATTTTACAAATTCCGATAGTATAATCGCCCAATTGGAAGAGACTATTAAAAACCCTAAAAAAGTGAAGCAAGGAGAAGAATTGCTGGTAGGTGTGGATTTAGGTACAGCATATATTGTATTGGTTGTATTAGATAAGGACAAAAGACCAGTAGCATGTGAAATGGAATTTGCTCAAGTAATAAGAGATGGACTGGTTGTAGACTATATAGGTGCTATGAAAATAGTGAGAAGTCTTAAGGAAAGAATAGAAGAAAAGATAGGAGTAGAGCTTACCAAGGCAGCCATAGCAGTTCCACCAGGAACAGGTGAGAGGGACAGTAAGACCCATATGTATGTAGTACAGGGAGCAGGTATGGAAGTAACTAATATATTAGATGAGCCTACAGCTGCCAATGCAGTGCTGAATATAGATAATGGAGTTATTGTGGATATAGGTGGAGGTACCACTGGATTATCTATAATTGAAGATAGTGAAGTAGTATATGTAGCTGATGAAGCTACAGGAGGAACCCATTTAACATTGGTTATAGCTGGAAGTTACAAAGTTAAATTTGAAGAGGCAGAAAAATTGAAGACATCTTCGGACAAACAAGATGAAGTTTTTCCTGTGGTAATACCTGTAGTTCAGAAAATGGGAAATATAGTAAATACTCATATTAAAAATCATGATGCTAAAGAGATATATCTTGTGGGAGGTACTAGTTGTCTAAAGGGAATAGAGACAATTATAGAAAAAGAAACGGGAATAACTACTATCAAACCTAAAAATCCATTTTTAGTAACACCTTTAGGTATTGCTATGAATTGCAGGATATAA